A stretch of the Bacillus anthracis str. Vollum genome encodes the following:
- a CDS encoding GNAT family N-acetyltransferase, whose translation MVHIQEITPAMKETIRMFMCENWGSSLMVSRGKGHQLEELPGFVALLEDRIIGIITYEVIGNMCEIVSLDSFEERKGIGTKLVDCVLKVAEEEQCRQIWLITTNDNMNALRFYQKRNFVMTHLYVNAVEKARKIKKEIPRIGYDNIPILHEIQLEYRLMK comes from the coding sequence ATGGTGCATATACAAGAAATTACGCCAGCGATGAAAGAAACAATCCGAATGTTCATGTGTGAGAACTGGGGGAGCTCATTGATGGTTTCACGTGGAAAGGGGCATCAGTTAGAAGAGTTGCCAGGATTTGTTGCGCTCTTAGAAGACAGAATAATCGGAATTATAACGTATGAAGTGATCGGAAATATGTGCGAAATTGTATCGTTAGATAGCTTTGAAGAAAGAAAAGGAATAGGGACAAAACTTGTGGATTGTGTATTAAAAGTTGCAGAAGAAGAACAGTGCAGGCAGATTTGGCTTATAACAACAAATGATAATATGAATGCGTTACGTTTTTACCAAAAACGTAATTTTGTGATGACTCATTTATATGTGAATGCAGTGGAAAAGGCACGAAAAATAAAGAAAGAAATTCCACGTATTGGGTATGATAATATCCCAATTTTACATGAGATTCAGTTAGAGTATCGTTTAATGAAATGA
- a CDS encoding alpha/beta hydrolase — protein MKRFFAALFTILGAITALGIFFTNKVMYLKKKTEEEVLERETKKHFRIEDFDALHKEEIHIPSQFGYDLHGYYIPADHSNKFMIFCHGVTVNKMNSVKYARLFLNRGYNVVIYDHRRHGKTGGKTTSYGYYEKHDLKSVVDWLKSRFGTNITLGIHGESMGAATLLQYAGLVEDGADFYIADCPFSDFYGQLQHRLKVEFHLPKWPLLPLANAFLKVRDGYTIREVSPIDCIKNINNPVLFIHSKDDDYILADMTKALYEAKENNKQLYIAEHGAHACSYNENKEEYEAAVDQFLNSYVKETKNRLA, from the coding sequence ATGAAACGTTTTTTTGCAGCATTGTTTACTATACTAGGTGCGATAACTGCCCTTGGAATTTTCTTTACAAATAAAGTGATGTACTTAAAGAAAAAAACAGAAGAAGAAGTACTCGAAAGAGAAACGAAAAAACATTTTCGTATAGAAGATTTTGATGCTCTTCATAAAGAAGAAATTCATATTCCTTCGCAATTCGGATATGATCTCCACGGATATTACATTCCTGCCGATCATTCCAACAAATTTATGATTTTTTGTCACGGCGTAACTGTAAATAAAATGAACTCTGTAAAATATGCAAGGTTATTTTTAAACAGAGGATATAATGTCGTTATTTACGATCATCGTCGTCATGGTAAAACTGGTGGGAAAACAACAAGCTATGGATACTATGAAAAGCATGATTTAAAATCCGTAGTTGACTGGCTAAAAAGTCGTTTTGGAACAAATATAACACTCGGTATTCATGGTGAATCGATGGGAGCTGCAACACTTCTTCAATACGCAGGACTTGTAGAAGATGGCGCTGATTTCTATATTGCAGATTGTCCTTTCTCTGATTTTTACGGACAATTACAGCACCGTTTAAAGGTTGAATTCCATTTACCGAAATGGCCTTTATTACCTTTAGCAAATGCTTTCTTAAAAGTGCGTGACGGTTATACGATTCGTGAAGTTTCACCAATCGATTGTATCAAGAACATTAACAATCCCGTTCTCTTTATTCATAGTAAAGATGACGATTATATTTTAGCTGATATGACAAAAGCGTTATATGAAGCAAAAGAGAATAATAAACAACTTTATATTGCAGAACACGGTGCTCACGCTTGCTCTTATAACGAAAATAAAGAAGAGTATGAAGCGGCAGTCGATCAATTTTTAAACTCATATGTAAAAGAAACAAAAAACAGGCTTGCATAA
- a CDS encoding LacI family DNA-binding transcriptional regulator — protein sequence MATIRDVAKLAGVSVATVSRVMNEKGYVHEDTVKQVKEAIEELRYRPNSAAKPLFKENSTIIALLVDNLYNPSNITLLHCIEEIAYKEGYQIIVCNIENKDRCIHMLKENNVAGVILTRSVFKSIGEIPLPFVVIDEKKSHVNYYESGQRAVSLLKEKGCHFLAYFGEGEDSEEMENRISGFLDAVWEGGISYREVCVQGYTNKQFITLLRNNPYIDGIVTESDKVTFELIQAAKNLNIRIPDKLKIIGLNGSIDSEWIGSSFMKIESCIEENGEIALQQLKEKIKK from the coding sequence GTGGCAACTATACGTGATGTTGCAAAATTGGCAGGTGTTTCAGTCGCAACCGTTTCACGAGTTATGAATGAAAAAGGATACGTTCATGAGGACACAGTAAAACAAGTAAAGGAAGCAATTGAGGAGTTACGTTATAGGCCAAATAGTGCAGCAAAGCCATTATTTAAAGAGAATTCAACAATAATTGCATTACTTGTAGATAATTTATATAATCCATCAAACATCACTTTGCTACATTGTATTGAGGAAATAGCATATAAAGAAGGATATCAAATCATTGTTTGTAATATAGAGAATAAAGATAGATGCATACATATGTTGAAGGAAAATAACGTTGCAGGTGTTATTTTGACAAGATCGGTTTTTAAAAGTATAGGAGAAATTCCACTTCCGTTTGTTGTGATTGATGAAAAAAAATCGCATGTAAACTATTATGAAAGTGGACAAAGAGCGGTTTCTTTATTAAAAGAAAAAGGCTGTCACTTCCTTGCTTATTTCGGTGAGGGAGAAGATAGTGAAGAAATGGAAAATCGCATATCAGGATTTTTAGATGCTGTTTGGGAGGGAGGAATCTCTTATCGAGAAGTATGTGTACAAGGATATACGAATAAACAGTTTATTACATTATTGCGAAACAATCCGTATATAGATGGAATTGTAACTGAAAGTGATAAGGTTACTTTTGAGTTAATTCAAGCAGCAAAAAATTTAAATATCCGTATACCGGATAAATTAAAAATTATTGGACTGAACGGGAGTATAGACAGTGAGTGGATAGGGTCGTCATTTATGAAAATTGAAAGTTGTATCGAAGAAAATGGGGAAATAGCGTTGCAACAATTAAAAGAAAAAATAAAAAAGTAA
- a CDS encoding ribbon-helix-helix domain-containing protein, giving the protein MTIGEIIDCLNRRESIAIIAKRLEISPYTLSKKLRLIGYEYDGEQKKRIFVGDGEEPRHLQLQEATALQYAKTDYQLLIYEQLQSIYELLRKREEVIVPIMNISTEKKKRTFSINKEILAKLDVISESKGIQKSKLVEEALQQFLQQYDFNNTSHFDN; this is encoded by the coding sequence GTGACGATTGGAGAAATTATCGATTGTTTAAATAGACGTGAATCCATCGCTATTATAGCAAAACGTCTTGAAATAAGCCCGTATACATTATCGAAGAAATTAAGATTGATTGGATATGAATATGATGGAGAACAGAAAAAGCGTATTTTTGTAGGAGATGGAGAAGAACCGCGTCACTTACAACTCCAAGAAGCGACAGCCCTTCAATATGCGAAAACGGATTATCAACTATTAATTTATGAGCAATTACAAAGTATTTATGAGCTATTAAGAAAGAGAGAAGAAGTAATTGTACCCATTATGAATATAAGTACAGAAAAAAAGAAACGTACCTTTTCTATTAATAAAGAAATATTAGCAAAACTAGACGTTATATCAGAATCAAAAGGAATTCAAAAATCTAAACTTGTAGAAGAGGCGTTACAACAATTTTTACAACAATATGATTTTAACAACACATCACATTTTGATAACTAA
- a CDS encoding Na+/H+ antiporter family protein yields the protein MNAVLVAVAVMLLLSLLRVQVIVAIIVGALTGGMIGGLGISETINTFTTGLGNSAPIALSYAMLGGFAISLSKTGLPDAMIQTALKWIDNEQDTKKQVYSKILILFIILTMACFSQNVIPVHIAFIPILIPALLKVLNELKVDRRLVTCIITFGLITPYMWIPAGFGKIYHDVLQTNAAQSGLTFDVALIPKAMTIPAIGMIIGLCVAVFITYRKPRTYETEQIHTTENEIVPYTKRSITFGLVSILATLTVQLATESMIFGALAGIIVLSVSGSLPLKEADAILTSGMRMMSFIGFVMISAAGFGAVLRKTGHVESLVQTSAHIIGNNKPLAAFLMLVIGLLVTMGIGSSFSTIPILTTIFVPLCIQLGFSPMATIAIIGTAGALGDAGSPASDSTLGPTSGLNADDQHHHIWDTCVPTFLHYNIPLLIFGFIAAITL from the coding sequence ATGAATGCTGTACTCGTCGCAGTAGCAGTTATGCTATTGCTTAGTTTGTTACGTGTCCAGGTCATTGTTGCCATTATTGTTGGAGCTTTAACAGGCGGAATGATCGGTGGACTCGGTATTTCAGAAACTATTAACACTTTTACAACTGGTCTTGGAAACAGTGCTCCAATCGCTTTAAGTTATGCAATGCTTGGCGGTTTCGCTATTTCTCTTTCCAAAACAGGACTTCCAGATGCTATGATTCAAACTGCATTAAAATGGATTGACAATGAACAAGACACGAAAAAACAAGTTTATTCTAAAATACTTATCCTATTTATCATTTTAACGATGGCTTGTTTCTCACAAAATGTGATTCCTGTTCATATCGCTTTCATCCCCATCTTAATTCCAGCACTTTTAAAAGTATTAAATGAGCTGAAAGTGGATCGCAGACTTGTTACATGTATTATTACATTCGGATTGATTACTCCTTATATGTGGATTCCAGCAGGATTCGGAAAAATTTATCATGACGTATTGCAAACAAATGCTGCGCAAAGCGGTCTTACATTTGATGTCGCGCTTATTCCAAAAGCAATGACTATTCCAGCAATCGGTATGATTATCGGATTATGTGTGGCCGTATTTATTACGTACCGAAAACCTCGTACGTATGAAACAGAACAAATTCATACTACCGAAAATGAAATCGTTCCCTATACAAAACGAAGCATTACTTTCGGGCTAGTATCTATCTTAGCTACATTGACTGTTCAATTAGCAACAGAATCAATGATTTTCGGCGCTCTAGCGGGGATTATCGTTTTATCAGTTAGTGGTAGTCTACCTCTTAAAGAAGCTGATGCAATTTTAACAAGCGGAATGCGTATGATGTCCTTTATCGGATTTGTTATGATTTCTGCCGCTGGGTTCGGGGCTGTTCTTCGAAAAACAGGACATGTTGAATCTCTTGTACAAACGAGTGCACATATAATTGGGAATAACAAACCACTCGCTGCATTTCTTATGCTTGTGATTGGACTTCTCGTTACGATGGGGATTGGTTCATCCTTTTCAACCATCCCTATTTTAACAACCATTTTTGTACCTCTTTGCATTCAGCTTGGATTTAGCCCAATGGCTACAATTGCAATTATCGGTACGGCAGGAGCGCTAGGCGATGCAGGATCCCCAGCATCAGATAGCACACTTGGACCAACATCCGGTTTAAATGCTGACGATCAACACCATCATATATGGGATACATGTGTACCAACTTTTCTACATTACAATATACCTTTACTTATATTTGGCTTTATTGCCGCGATTACATTATAA
- a CDS encoding alpha/beta fold hydrolase, translating into MLFRSYTPQFYNENKQPIPNSIATMESVMINNRKQTLLIRGQNVEQPILLCCHGGPGMAQIGFIRHFQKELEKHFIVINWDQRGAGKSFSTKDFGANFTIEQFISDAKEVIQYVLKKFSKQKLFLAGHSWGSIIGLNIAHQYPQYIEAYIGIGQIVHMKQNEELLYQHLIRSAKKHDHKKALASLLKLGKPPFLDTRRLIIQRKWLGTFGGAIQNGSSFSFIRKGFFSPEYTLLDWFKFLAGNLKSGVLWEEMLTIDFFSSITSLSIPVYFCSGRYDYQTPYALVQEYCDVIEAPIKKMIWFPNSAHSPDLEEPELFAHSLQSIKQELAFQH; encoded by the coding sequence ATGCTTTTTCGTAGCTATACCCCGCAGTTCTATAATGAAAATAAACAACCCATTCCAAATAGTATCGCTACGATGGAAAGCGTTATGATTAACAACCGAAAACAAACTCTCCTTATTCGCGGGCAAAACGTAGAGCAGCCTATTTTATTATGCTGTCACGGTGGACCCGGTATGGCACAAATCGGATTTATTCGTCATTTTCAAAAAGAATTGGAGAAACACTTTATCGTAATTAATTGGGATCAGCGCGGGGCAGGTAAATCCTTTTCAACGAAAGATTTTGGAGCAAATTTTACAATCGAACAATTCATTTCCGATGCAAAAGAAGTGATTCAATATGTACTGAAAAAGTTCAGTAAACAGAAACTATTTCTCGCTGGTCATTCTTGGGGCAGCATTATCGGACTTAACATAGCACACCAATATCCACAATATATCGAGGCTTATATCGGTATTGGGCAAATTGTACATATGAAACAAAACGAAGAATTACTATATCAGCATTTAATTCGTTCTGCGAAAAAACATGATCATAAAAAAGCATTAGCCTCCCTTTTAAAATTAGGTAAACCGCCATTTTTAGATACGAGACGTCTTATTATTCAAAGAAAGTGGCTTGGCACATTCGGAGGTGCAATCCAAAACGGATCTTCCTTTTCGTTCATACGAAAAGGTTTCTTTTCTCCTGAATATACGCTATTAGATTGGTTCAAGTTTCTAGCAGGAAATTTAAAATCTGGCGTTTTATGGGAAGAAATGTTGACAATCGATTTCTTTTCTTCTATTACGAGTTTATCTATTCCTGTTTATTTTTGTTCTGGTCGCTATGATTATCAAACTCCTTATGCACTTGTTCAGGAATATTGTGATGTGATAGAAGCACCCATAAAAAAGATGATTTGGTTCCCAAATTCAGCACATTCTCCTGATTTAGAAGAACCAGAGTTATTCGCTCATTCTTTACAATCAATTAAACAAGAGCTAGCTTTTCAGCATTAA
- a CDS encoding DUF2552 family protein yields the protein MDKQLRTLRNIANERTWASFLNDNHPYSLLHWSIAGVGQESKDVWLLQDEVTFQTTEFPTLDDAMQWISENMEQVTDVLAQ from the coding sequence ATGGATAAACAATTACGTACATTACGAAATATTGCAAATGAGCGCACGTGGGCTTCATTTTTGAATGATAATCATCCATATAGTTTGTTACATTGGTCCATTGCTGGTGTAGGACAAGAGTCGAAGGATGTTTGGTTACTGCAAGATGAGGTAACATTTCAAACGACAGAATTTCCAACGTTAGATGATGCAATGCAATGGATTTCTGAAAATATGGAACAAGTTACAGACGTTTTAGCGCAATAA
- a CDS encoding bifunctional metallophosphatase/5'-nucleotidase — MWKKIIPAVAVLSTITFSSVFAAPPSQTPAEQNRYIDVQILGINDFHGQLDTVKKINNKEAGGADYLATYLKERKKQNPNTLLVHAGDIVGASPPVSALLQDEPTIEFLNDLKFDVGTIGNHEFDEGIEEMRRLIYGGYHEKTGNFKGADFPYVAANFYNKSTGRLFLPPFTIKMVNGVPVGFIGVVTTDTPNVVMPTMLKNVEITDEVEAINKSAQQLKRLGVKSMVVLAHVGGTTDESGVTNGDLTRIANETDPEVDVIFGGHSHTYVNGTVNNKLIVQANSYGTAFSDVDVTIDRKTKDIVKKKAEVVTTYHEGVEPDKQVKKKLDQYKEKIAPLVNEVVGKSTAPIDRKQNDAGESTLGNLVADAQRQTMQTQIALMNPGGIRNDLDAGDITWGELYGIQPFGNQLIKVDLTGQDIRDILNQQWQKGTTRMLQISGIQYTWDANKPNGEKVTNIRLTSGEELSPSKTYSVVANAFLASGGDGFVSFKNGKNTETGPNDFEALVDYVKQLKEPIQPIIDGRIQKIN; from the coding sequence ATGTGGAAAAAAATCATTCCTGCTGTTGCCGTTTTAAGTACCATTACTTTTTCAAGCGTATTTGCCGCTCCCCCATCTCAGACTCCAGCTGAACAAAACCGCTACATAGACGTACAAATACTTGGTATTAATGATTTCCATGGACAACTAGATACTGTTAAAAAAATTAATAACAAAGAAGCTGGTGGCGCTGATTACTTAGCTACTTATTTAAAAGAACGTAAAAAACAAAACCCTAATACACTTCTTGTACATGCTGGTGATATTGTAGGTGCTAGTCCACCAGTTTCAGCATTATTACAAGATGAGCCTACAATTGAATTCTTAAATGATTTAAAATTTGATGTTGGTACAATCGGAAACCACGAATTTGATGAAGGTATTGAGGAAATGCGCCGCCTCATTTATGGCGGTTACCATGAGAAAACTGGCAATTTTAAAGGCGCAGACTTCCCTTATGTCGCTGCAAACTTCTATAATAAATCCACTGGCCGCTTATTTTTACCGCCATTTACTATCAAAATGGTAAATGGTGTGCCTGTAGGATTCATTGGCGTTGTTACAACTGATACACCAAATGTCGTGATGCCTACTATGCTTAAAAATGTAGAAATCACTGACGAAGTAGAAGCTATCAATAAATCAGCACAACAATTAAAACGTCTTGGCGTTAAATCCATGGTCGTCCTTGCTCATGTTGGCGGAACAACAGATGAATCTGGTGTGACAAATGGAGACCTTACTCGAATTGCAAATGAAACAGATCCGGAAGTTGATGTTATTTTTGGTGGGCATAGTCATACGTATGTAAATGGTACTGTAAATAATAAACTAATCGTCCAAGCGAACTCTTACGGAACAGCTTTCTCAGACGTAGATGTAACAATTGATCGTAAAACAAAAGATATTGTAAAGAAAAAAGCTGAAGTTGTTACAACATACCATGAAGGTGTAGAACCTGATAAACAAGTAAAGAAAAAATTAGATCAGTATAAAGAAAAAATCGCACCACTTGTAAATGAAGTTGTCGGAAAATCTACAGCGCCTATCGACCGTAAACAAAATGATGCTGGTGAGTCCACTCTTGGAAATTTAGTTGCCGATGCCCAGCGCCAAACGATGCAAACTCAAATCGCACTTATGAATCCAGGTGGCATTCGTAATGACTTAGATGCTGGTGATATTACATGGGGCGAATTATACGGCATTCAGCCTTTTGGAAACCAATTAATTAAAGTAGATTTAACAGGCCAAGATATTCGTGACATTTTAAATCAACAATGGCAAAAAGGAACGACGAGAATGCTTCAAATTTCAGGTATTCAATATACGTGGGATGCAAATAAACCAAACGGTGAAAAAGTTACAAATATACGTTTAACAAGCGGAGAAGAATTATCTCCATCTAAAACGTATAGCGTAGTTGCGAATGCTTTCTTAGCTTCTGGCGGTGATGGATTTGTATCATTTAAAAATGGTAAAAATACAGAAACTGGTCCAAACGACTTTGAAGCGCTAGTCGATTACGTAAAACAATTAAAAGAACCTATTCAGCCAATCATCGATGGTAGAATTCAAAAAATAAATTAA